The Candidatus Poribacteria bacterium genome has a segment encoding these proteins:
- a CDS encoding DUF362 domain-containing protein, whose translation MRGSSEPHAGGAIVSLVKSESRSAAIRRAIDLLGTNPVQRKKVVLKPNFNSAHEFPGSTHPDTLRTLIGKLSEMGATAFTVADRSGMGDTVRVMEEKGIPALGSEMDFESIALDRLADDAWKPFEMKDSHWQNGLYFPKLFLEAESLVQTCCLKTHRFGGHFTLSLKNSVGMVARVSPKDGYNFMGELHGSRDQRRMIAEINQLYQPDLIVLDAMEGFVDAGPEAGKRVQPGVVIAGTDRIAVDAVGVAILRLYGTTPVVTEGAIFEQEQIRRAVEVGVGVDAPEKITVVVPDEVSGAFAAKLTPILGMKTRTASAQPTGNLPTSWGEMKRA comes from the coding sequence ATGCGCGGTTCGTCGGAGCCCCATGCCGGCGGCGCAATCGTCTCCCTCGTCAAAAGCGAGAGCCGGTCTGCCGCGATCCGCCGCGCCATCGACCTTCTGGGAACCAACCCAGTCCAGCGCAAAAAGGTCGTCCTCAAGCCCAACTTCAACAGCGCCCACGAGTTCCCGGGTTCCACCCACCCCGACACGCTCCGCACGCTGATCGGGAAGCTCAGCGAGATGGGCGCAACGGCGTTCACCGTCGCCGACCGCAGCGGCATGGGCGACACGGTGCGCGTCATGGAGGAGAAGGGCATTCCGGCGTTGGGGTCGGAGATGGACTTCGAATCCATCGCGCTCGACCGGCTAGCGGATGACGCGTGGAAGCCGTTCGAGATGAAGGACTCCCACTGGCAGAACGGGCTCTATTTCCCCAAGCTGTTCCTCGAAGCGGAGAGCCTCGTCCAGACCTGCTGCCTCAAGACCCATCGCTTCGGCGGGCACTTCACGCTGTCGCTCAAGAACAGCGTCGGGATGGTCGCCCGCGTGTCGCCGAAGGACGGCTACAACTTCATGGGCGAGCTCCACGGCTCCCGCGACCAACGGCGGATGATCGCCGAGATCAACCAGCTCTATCAGCCCGACCTGATCGTCCTCGACGCGATGGAAGGCTTCGTCGATGCGGGTCCCGAAGCGGGCAAGCGGGTCCAGCCGGGAGTCGTCATCGCCGGAACGGATCGGATCGCGGTCGATGCCGTCGGCGTGGCGATCTTGCGGCTCTACGGGACGACGCCCGTCGTCACCGAGGGAGCGATCTTCGAGCAGGAGCAGATCCGGAGAGCCGTCGAGGTCGGGGTCGGCGTCGATGCGCCGGAGAAGATCACGGTCGTCGTTCCGGACGAGGTCAGCGGCGCGTTCGCGGCGAAGCTGACGCCCATCCTGGGCATGAAGACCCGCACGGCGAGCGCCCAGCCGACCGGGAACCTACCGACGTCTTGGGGAGAAATGAAAAGGGCGTGA